TATGACAAACTCGCGGGGATGACCGGAACCGCGGACACCGAAGCGGAAGAATTTAGAAAGATCTACAATCTTGACGTCATCGTAATTCCGCCTAACGTGACGGTTCAAAGAAAAGACTTTCCCGATCGAGTTTATAGAACCGAAAATGAAAAGTTCGAAGCCATCCTCGGAGAAATTCGCGATCTTCAGAGCAACAAACAACCGGTTCTCGTGGGAACGATTTCCATAGAGAAGTCCGAAGTTCTTTCCAGAATGCTCGCTTCCGCGGGAATTCAACACAACGTCTTAAACGCAAAGTTTCACGAAAGAGAAGCTGAGATCGTTGCAAACGCGGGAAAACCGGGCGCGGTCACCATCGCGACCAACATGGCGGGTAGGGGAACTGATATCGTTCTCGGTGGAGCTCAACTCTACAAAGAAAATCTGGAAACCTGGAAAGACGAAGACGATCTCGTAAGACAATTCAAGGAAGCCATCTTAAAACAAAATCTGGATCTGGCGGAAACGATCGCTCAGAAAATGGATTCCGGCGCGAAACAAAAAAGAGCCTCCGAAATTCTCGGGTCCATAAAAATTTGGAAAAAGAATCACGAAGAAGTTTTGAACGCGGGTGGTCTTCATATCCTTGGAACCGAAAGACACGAAGCAAGACGGATCGACAACCAGCTTCGCGGACGTTCCGGTCGTCAGGGAGATCCGGGTTCCAGCAGATTCTACCTTTCCCTCCAAGACGATCTGATGAGAATCTTCGGTTCGGATCGTATTTCCGGACTGATGAAATGGGCGAACATGCCGGAAGGTCAAGAGATCGAGAGTAAGATGGTGAGTAACGCGATCGCAAGAGCTCAGAAACGAGTCGAAGGTCATAACTTCGATATCAGAAAACATCTTCTCGAATACGACGACGTCATGAACCGTCAGAGAATCGTAATCTACAAAATGAGAAACGACGTCCTTGAAAACGAAGACATCGCTCCTCTCATTCTCGGGTTTATAGAAGAATCCGTTGAGAATCAAGTCGTCACTCACTGCGAAGGAAGTAATCCTTCCGCTTGGAATCTGGAAACACTGAACGAGTGGTTGGAAGGATTGGATCTCGACGTCAGAATCAAAGAAGAAGATTTCAAAAAAACAAAAAATCCTCAGCTCGCACTTTTTGATACGATCAACGCCGCTGCGAAAAAACGTTACGAAGCGAGAACGGAAAGTATCGGAAAGGACATCTGGAAACTCTTGGAAAGAAATATTTTCCTCGATATCCTGGATCATCGCTGGAAAGAACACCTCTATTCCATGGATCATCTCAGAGAAGGGATCTGGACCGTAGGTTATAGCGAAAGAAATCCTCTCGTCGAATACAAACTTCAAGGTTTTAGAATGTTCGACGTAGCGATCGAAAATCTAAAAAACGAAGTCGTCAACTTTCTCTTCCGAGTCGAAGTAACAGAAAATTCTAAACTACCCGAAGAGAAAAAAGAATATAAAAAAGTAGGTCAGGAAGTGACCGGTGGTTTTCCAACCTTGCAGGGCGGAAGTCCGAATTCTTCCCGTTCCAACGGATCTGCTGTTTCGGTAACAACGAGTTCCGGCGGCGGAACCGAAAGAAAAACGAGTCGGAGAAGAAAGAGGTGAGTTCCTTCACGAAGATTCTTCCTTTTCTTTTGGGGACAACGCTTCTCGTTTCCTGCGTAACTCCTCCGCCTCCAAAAGGATCTGCAAAACAGATCTTTGCGGATTGTATGGAAACCTTCGGGGACAAGGAGAAGTGTGAAAAGCTGGTTCTCAAACAACTCCTCGGATCCGGTCAGACGATCAATCCGGAAACCGGAGTCGCTGAAAATCAAACGGCGAGCGAACCGACCCTGGATCCTGAAATTGAAAAGAGTCTTAGGCTTCGCTCCGAAATCAAGGACACACTTCAGGGACAAAATCGGATCTTTGTAAAAGAATTTTTGGGAAATCCGGATCAGATTCAATTTAGAACCAATAGCGTCGAAGCCTTTATCTATTTTCGACCGATCAGTCGTTTCAAACCGGGAGCAAAGCCGGACGTCGAAATTAGAGTTCTGATGCGCAATGGAACCGTGGTTCGTGTGGAGCACATAGCCCCTTAAACCCATTTAAGACCTCACAAAACGCAATCGGTGCCTTATTTTCGAACAGAAGAACCGAAAAACATTTGTAGAGCTACTCCTACCTAAGAAATGTGGACTGGAATGCAGGTCCACTGGCTCAACAGACTTCTGATTCTCGCGCTCACGGCGGTAATTGTATTACCCTGTGAAGAAGACGGAACGTTTGACCTCGCATTTTTAGATGTCAAAGGATCGGAAGTTCATTCCGCTCTTGCAAAACGGATTGAGAAAAAAGAGACGACCGCTCAATTGCAGTGCGATCTGGATTCTCAGGAATTCGCTCTTTGTCTTAGAAGCCGCTACGACTTTTTAGATCTCGTTTTTTCCGATTTTTTCGAACTTTCCAAAACGGAAGTCGAATTCTTTCAGAGAAACTTCTTCGCTCCGAAAACTCAATACAACTATCTCCTTTCTTCCTTACTCCTCAATCTTCCTCCACCGATCGCTTAATTAGAATATTATAAAATTCTATCGTAAGAATTTTCCGAACGATAGATCTCCGTTTGGTGCGACGCACTAAATCGGAAGCGAATGCCCTTTTTTAGGGAAGATTGAATCTTGGAGAACCGTACCTCTTGATCCGCAAACAAATAAAACTGGCAAACTTATGAAAAAGATTTTCACGCTCTTAATTCTGCTCATACTGCAACCCATTCTTCCGGAAGAATCCAAAACGGCTTCTTCTCCTTCGAATGGGGAGCAACCAAGCCTTGGGATTCCGGCCACCTCCACTCAGTCGGAGAATCCGATTCAGGCCGAGGCGCCGAATGGAATCCCGATCGAGTTCAACTTGGATCTCAAAACCGCAGAAGAAAAGCTCTGGAGAAACAACCTCCTTTTGCTCGCTTCTCGTTTTAATATCGACGCGCGCAAAGCGGGAATCGAACAAGCGGGACTCTACGCAAACCCGAACATCTTTATCGATCAGAGTATCTTTGCGGAACCGACTCAGAGATACTTCGACTTCACTCGTTCCGGACAGACCGTTGTTCAAATTCAACAATTGTTTTTACTCGGCGGTAAGATCGGAAAACGGGTTCGTGTCGCGGAACTAAACGCTCGTATGAGCGAACAAGAATTCTACGATCTCGCACGCGGTCTCGTCACCAAATTGAGAAAACTTTTTTACGCGATCTATTACTATCGTCAGGCGATTACGTTTTACGATCAGAGTTTGGAAGCCCTCGGTAGAACCGTTTCCTCCGCCGAAATGGGTTACAAAAGAAGAGCGATCCTACAAGCGGAAGTCCTTCGTCTCAAGGCACTTTATTTCTTTCTCAAAAAAGAAAGAGAAGATTTGAATATTCGAATTTTGGAAAGAGAAGCGGATTTAAGAGTTTTGTTAAACGACGATTCTCTGAGAAGTTCGGACGTAAAAATCGTTCCGCAGATCAATGAAGACCATTTGGACTTTTTGGAACCCGCAAAGTTAAAACGGGACGAACTTTTGGAACTCGCAAGAAACAAAAGACCCGATCTCAAAAAAGCGATCCAAGCCCTTCGTTACGAAGAAGCCAACCTGGAATTGCAACACGCGAACGCGATTCCCGATCTCGCTTTTGGTCCGATGTACAACCGGGGTGGAACTGCCTTTCAAAACTATTGGGGGGTCACGGCTCAGTTGAACATTCCTATCTTTGATAGAAATCAGGGAAACATCAAGGCTTCGGAAAAAGCGATTCTTTCCAAAAAGCAGGAACTCAAAAACACTCTTTTGGAAGTGGAAAACGAAGTCGCAGTCTCCATTGAAACCGCGAGAGTCAAAGACAATCTCTATCGCAAATTTAGAAATACCTACACCAAGGAATATTTGGATCTTTCGAAAGACATGATTCTTAGTTATGAAAAACGTTATATTACGATTTTGGAATTTGCCGATTTTTTTGAAACCTATCGTTCCAGCGTCGTTGAAATGCTAAAACTGCAAACGGATCGTATGGACGCGATCGAGGGGATCAACTTCTCGGTCGGGCAGGGGATTCTTATCCCGAAACTTTCGGAACCCATACCCGTAACGAATCCAAAGAAGGAAGACTGACCATGAAATTACCTTTTACTAAACGCACAACATTCGTTCTTGGAATCGCCGCTATCATCGCCGTCGTTTCCCTCGCGATCCTCGGACTTTCCAAACGAGGAAAGCCGACGATTCATCCTCCGAGTAAAGCTATCGTTCACGACAAGGGAGAATGGATCGAATTTAAGGAAAACAGTCCCGGATTAGAGATTATAAAAACGGCTCAGATCGGTAAAGAAGGAGAATTCGTGGAAGTCGAGGCTCCGGCTCGTTTGATCGCTTCTTCTTCTCCCTCTATGAGCGGCGGTGAAAAGATTATTCTTTTTGAATCTGCGGATCTAAACGATCTGTATGTTGGTTATATTCATTCTAAAAATAGCCTGAACCGTTCTCGTAAAAATTTGGAACGGATCAAGGACATGTTCAAACATAGGGTCGCGACCGAAAAAGATCTGATCGAAGCGGAGACGGAATCCGAAAACGACGCGGCCGAACTCGCAGAATTTGAAGGGAAACTCCGCGCGGTCGGTTTGAATCCAGCAGAACTCAGAAACGCGAGCGCACTCAGCGCTTGGATCATCTGCGACGTTCCGGAATCGCAACTGCAAAGCCTGAAAAAAGGAAAAAAAGTAAAACTCAAATTTTCCAGCTTTCCGGAAACCGCTTGGACGGGAACCGCCGAGGCTTTGGGAGACAACGTGGATCCCACAACTCGAACGGTGAAAGTTAGAATCCTTGTGCGCAACGAAGGTTACGTTTTGAAACCCGGGATGTTTGCGACGGTCCGTTTTCCGGAAGATAGAAAGGGCGATACGGTAGTCATTCCGTTCACCTCCGTAATCACCGTGGAAAGCAGAAGTTATGTTTTTGTGGAAGAATCTCCTCGCGAGTTTTACAAAAGAGAAGTGATCTTGGGAACTTCCGGCGAGGAAAGAGTTACCGTTGTAGAAGGCCTTGCCAAGGGCGATCGAGTCGTCGTGGAAGGAACCATTCTTCTCAAGGGACTCAGCTTCGGATTCTAACATGAAAGATATTAAATTCTTAAGCGTAGTCATTATATCTGTTTTTTTGAATGTTTCTCTTTTGGGACAAACTCAAAAAAACGATTCTAAATCCGATCCTTCCCCGGAATGGGTGGAAGAACCGGACGGAAAAACTCGAATTGGAAAAGAAGGCCCGAATGAAAATTCTCTCAAAGGAAAACCTCTTCCGAATTCGACAAACTTTCTAGTTTACGGCGCGAGCATAGGCTCTCCCGGAAGTATCAACTTCAACGTTGGTTATTACTACAAGGATATCGTACTTCGGGCTTCCGGCGGGAGATGGAATCCGCATTGGTGGGGCGGTCAGGTCGATATCGGTTATAGTTTCTGGAAAACTCCGGTAGTCGCACATAGCGTTTCTCTTGTATTCGGAAAGTTTGAAGTAGATCCTTTTCAACCGGAAGTCGGCCGTGGTGGTCAGAACTCCTATCCTTCCGGCTCTTCCTTTCCCGGTTATAGTCATAGGGATCCTACATACGAAGATTTGATCATTCGCTCTTATGTGACGGAACAAAATCCGACCTTGGCTTTGTATCTGGAACACGAAAGTCGAGACAGACAAAAAGTTCATCTAAATCAGCAATACGTGGGTTTGACCTACGACTTTCTCTTGGGAAATTTTTTCCTTCAGTTGGGTGGTGGAATCGGGAAAGGGGATTATAAAAATCCGCAACTTCTTATTCAAATCGGTTATCTCTTTGATACGAGGTCTTCGGAATGATTCGTAATTTAATTGAAGTTGTACTTCGTTACCGTATAGCCACTCTCGCCGCGACGATCGCTTCCATCCTTTTCGGAACCTGGGCTTGGATTGATATTAGAAAAGAAGCATATTCTGATATCGCGGACACTCAGGTGCGCTTGATCGCTAAGTTTCCGGGTAAGGCGGCAGTGGAAGTGGAAGAGCGAGTCACGATTCCGATTGAAAGGGTCTTGAATGCGATCCCGAAAGTCGCCGTGAGAAGATCGAGAACGATCAACGGTCTCGTCGTATTTCAGTTCGTTTTTGAAGACGGAACCGACGATTATTTTGCAAGGACGAGACTTCTGGAAAGGGTTCGTGATGCGGACATTCCTGCGGAAGTGGAACCTTCGCTCGGACCGATGAGTTCTCCCGTCGGAGAAATCTTTCGATACGTTGTGGAATCGAGCGCGAACCACACTCCGATGGAACTCAGAACGATCCAAGACTGGGTGATCATGCCTAAGATGTTACAGATCCCCGGGATCGCGGACGTCGTCACCTTCGGAGGTTTGCCGAAACAATACCACGTAGTCACAACTCCGGATAAGTTGATTCGTTACAAACTCACGATCAACGACGTAATCAGCGCGATTCAACAAAACAACCTGAACACGGGTGGAAACCTTCTCTTACAAGGGGAACAAGGATTTCCGATTCGTTCCTTGGGTGCGATCCGAGATCCGAAACATATCGAGAACATCGTAGTCAAAACCGTAAACGGGGTTCCCGTTTTTATTCGCGATTTAGGAACCGTTGAAATTTCACATCCGATTCCGAGCGGCGTCCTCGGTTATACCGTCCAGAACGATCAGGAAGGCCTGATCGACGTGGATTCTTCCGTTCAGGGTCTTGTCGCCATTCGAAGATGGGGTGATCCGAATATTATGGGAGAAAGAATCAAAGCTCGAGTCAAAGAGATCAACGAGAACTATCTTCCTGACGGGGTTCAGATGAGAACCACGTATGACCGTACCGATCTTGTGAACTACACGTTACGCACCATTGGTAAAACTTTGGTGGAGGGGGTCATAGTCGTAAGTTTGGTTTTGATCTTCTTTATTGGAAGTGTAAAGGCTTCGATGGTCGTGGTTGCTACGATTCCGTTTGCGATGCTTTTTGCATTTTTGATGATGAATCTTACCGGAATTCCTGCCAGCTTACTTTCGTTAGGCGCTATCGATTTTGGAATCATAGTGGACGGCGCGGTGATCATGGTCGAGAATATCATGCGCCGTTACCGCGACGCGTCTTCTTCGGATAAGACAAAAGGAATCATTCGATTTACGGTGGACGCGGCTTCGGAGGTGGGAACCGAGATCATATTCTCCATTTTGATCATCGTACTTGCCTATCTTCCGATTTTCTCTTTTGAAAGAATCGAAGGACGTCTTTTTAAACCCATGGCGTTTACGATTTCTTTTGCGATCTTGGGCGCTTTGATTTTTGCTATGACCGCGATTCCAGTGATGATGTCCTATATCTATCGGAATTATTTCGAATCCGCAAATCCGGGACCGATCGAATGGCACAATCCGATCTACGAATGGGTGGAACATAAATACGCGAGACTGATCGAATATCTTGTAGAAAGATCGAAGAGGGTCGTAACGATTTGTTTTTCAGTAGTAGGCACGTTACTCGTTATTGGTGGGTTATCGCTTGGAACCGAGTTTCTACCCGAAATGGACGAAGGCGGTTTTAACTTAAGAATTTTCTTTCCCGTAGGAATCTCCTTACCGGAATCCAGAAAGTTTATTCCGAAAATCAGACAGATGATCTATAAGAATGAACAGGTCAACGTAGTAATATCTCAGCTCGGAAGAAACGACGACGGAACGGATCCGCTTCCTCCGAACCGACTGGAAGTCCTCGTGGGTTTAAAAGACTACGACGACTGGAAGGAAAAGATCACCAAACAGGAATTACTTCTCAGAATGAGAAACGATCTGGAAGCGGGGCTTCCGGGTGCAAGAGTGAGTTTTTCGCAACCGATCATGGATAACCTTTCCGAGGCGATCATGGGAACGATCGCGGATCTCGCCGTTTTCGTATCCGGAAACGACTTGAAGATAATGCGACAGATTGGGGATGAAATTCTCGAGATCGTAAAAGATATGAAGGGCGCGAGTGAATATGGAATCGAACAGGAAGCCGACAGTTCTCAGTTGACGATTCGAATCGATCGAGAAGCCGCAGCCCGTTTTGGAATCAACGTGAGCGATATCCAACAAATGGTGGAAGCCGCGATCGGGATGCAAAGAATCGACACCCTCTACGAAGGACCTTCGGACATTCCTCCAAAGATTCCGGCCCGTTTCGGGATCGTAGTCCGATTTTCAAAAGACTACAGAACTTCTCAGAGAGCGATCGAAAACATGCCGATCATTTCTCCCAAAGGAGAAAGGATTCCTCTTTCTGAAGTCGCACAGGTGACTTTAGAAGAAGGGCCGACGATGATCTTTCGCCAAGAGGGAAGAAGGACCGTCACCGTTCGAACCAACATCCGAGGAAGAGACCAGGGTGGTTTTGTCGCCGAGTTGCAAAATCGAATAAAACAAAAAGTCAAACTCCCCGACGGTTACGAAGTTCGGTACGGAGGGCAGTATGAAAACCTTTCTCGAGTAGGAACCCGTCTTATGATGGTGATTCCGGTTACGATCGCGATCATATTTGCGGTTCTTTATCTACTTTATAAAAACTTTAAGTATGTCTACGTGGCTCTCGCTTGTTTGCCTCTTTCTCTTGTGGGAGGAATTTATGCGCTTCTGCTTCGAGGTTATTACTTCAACGTTTCCGGAGGCGTGGGATTTATTTCCCTTTTCGGAATCGCGACGATGTCGGGGGTTCTATTCGTCTCGAGGACCAATCATATCTTAGCGGAAGACGACGACCTCAGTGTCAGAGAAGCTGTGAAGAAGGCAGCGGTGATCCAGCTTCGGCCTATGCTCATGACGATGCTTTTGGCGCTTCTAGGTCTGATTCCGGCTACGCTGGCTTCCGGAGTCGGATCCGACGTTCAAAGACCTCTGGCAACCGTGATCGTGGGCGGTCTGTTCTCGGCGCTTTTCTTGGTCCTAACGGTGCTTCCTTCTCTTTACCTGATTTTAGTAGGAGAAAGAAAAACTTACGGAGTTCAGAAGAAGTCGAATGAACCTTTGGAACCATATTCTTATTTGGATCAATATACGATCGAAGAGTACGAGGAAGAGGAAATAACTTTGCCAAAATCGAATGGGAAAAAGAAAGCTTCCTTGGTAAAGGATAAGAAGGGGAAGGCGAGTTCTTCCAGTAAGCCGAAGAGAAAATAAACTTTGATTTTAGAATCTATTCGGGTTCTCAAAATCCTTTTTTCGTCCTTTGGAAAGCCAGTTCCGAAATTTCGGTTTCTTTCTAAGGGACGAAAGTTCCGCAAAGATTCACCCCGCACGTGTGAAGAAAAGAATTCATTCTTCCGGCAGACGAAATCCCTCTGAAAAAAAGATTGAAATCGGACTTAAAGTCCGTCCGAAGTAGAATTGTCTAACAATCTATCTCTGAGCTTGCTCATTGGAAAAACTTCAATCGGGATTTTTTAGTGATGATCGAACTTAAAAGAACGGGAAGAGTTAGGGATTAAGAAACCATTTCTGAATTTATCACGATTTGCGAAATAAAAAGAAAGGAAGAACCGGCTCCCTAAGAAGCCGGAAATTTTATCGGAGTACTAGATAATATTCGGAAATGTATAAAAGCTGCTGCTCGGTTAAAAGATCTTCCGTAGCAAAGGGAAGGGAAGGATCCATTCCTTTATTTCGAACTTTTTTCCTTTGAATTTCTTTTCCAATCGTAGTCTCGGAGTTCGAAACAAATTCTCTCCAGGACTCTTTTGTTTTTTGTAAGATCTCATTGAATTTCATACTGCTTTCTCTTTTTAAAAAAGGCGCTCCGTTAAAGAGCGCCTTTTATACTTCATAACTAAGGATATTGAATCTAAGTCTTAGAACTTCGCAACAACACCTAAAGTCAAACCGTACTGGTGATCTGATTTCTCACCGCTTTGATTTACGAATTGTTTACCGGTCGCCCAGTCTCTACGCAAATCGAGTTTGATTAACAAGTTTTCGGTAAAGTTCCACACAGGAGTTACAGTAAAAGTTTTGTATTGTCCTGCGTTTCTTGTTCCACTGTAATCCTTGTAATCGTCGCTCATTGCTTGTAAAACTTGCGCTTGGGTAATTCCATACGCTCCGGTAGTAGGGTTTGCGGCTAATGCCGCTACTACTGCGTCTGCAATCGCTGCATCGGTCGCTTTTTTGTAATCGCTCAGATAAGTATTCGCTCCCATGAAAGGATTGAAAGTTGTCAAAGCGCCGTTGTTGTGTTTATCGTCGATATACTCGGCACGGACGTTCACACCCCAAGCTTCGTTGATTTTAAACTTAGCAAAAATACCATAAGCTTTGTAGGTAGTTTTGACGTCGCGTTTATTGTTTAAACCGTAGAAAAGGGTATCCTTGTTGAAAACTTCCGAGCCAGTTCCATCGACGTTGTAACGTTTTTGATCCAAGCCATTGTTTGCAAGACTTCCGGATTTTTCACTCCAAGTATAGTCTAAGTCAATTGTGATCTTATCAGTCGGAGTAATCGACAAGATTGCATGGTTCATGAACCAGTAGTCTTTGTCGTATTTCGCTCTTTGTGGATTGGAAACATTGTATTTTCCGATGTTAGGATCTCCAAGAGCAGTTGCTAATTCTGTAGCTAAAGCTGCTTTCGTTGGATCTACACGAGCTCCGGCGTTATCACTGGAATACAAAGTATTCCAAGTAATCGAGAGTTTATCTTCGATCAATTGACCTTTTATCTGGGTACCTACTGCTTTTCGTTCGGTAGCTCCTTCTAAAAGGAAGTTCTTGGAGGAAGCAAACGCTGCATTCTTTGTCGGATCTCCGATTGTGGTCTGCGGTGATGTATAACCGGTACCTATTCCACTGTTGTAGATATAAACGGTTCCAGCCCATTTATCCGTAAACTGTGTGGTCAAGCGTGCACCGGTGTGAATGAAAGGGATCGTGTTTTGGAAGATGGCCCCTATCGAGTAGTTCGGGTTACTCATGGATTCGAGAACCTCGTAACCGATATGCGTAGCCATTTTACCTACGTCCAAAGTCATCCCTTTGAGCACTGGAAAATACATACTTATATATGCTTGTTTTAGCATATTGTAGTTGTAAGTAGCGTTATTCTGAGTGTAAGGGTTTTCTTGATAAGGGTTGTTTAAACCGTTTTGAAAATCGACCCGAAATCCCCAAGGAGAACTTTTCTCAGCAGCCTTTTGAACTGTAAGCGCCGCAGCATTCACTGCGAAGTTCTTGTTATTGGTCTCGAAGGCACGGGTGGAATCGATATCATTTCCTTGTTTCGGGTTCAGGTTGTACATGTAATACACGTCAACAAACCCGGAAAACTCAACCTGATCATACCATTTCTTATCTTCTGGCTCGGCCGCTTTGGCCGGCGCGGGTGCTACTGCCGCTTCTGCTGCAGGCTTTTTCCCAGTCTGGGCAAAGACTTGGGAAGTTCCTACAAGGCAGAGGACAGAAGCAACGAGGCTTAATGTTTTTATTCTCATCATTCTCCTAAATCTCCTATGCCCATTATATGCAAGATGTATGCCAACGCCTAAAAAAGGGAATTTAGCTGAAAAATACGCAGATTTTTGTAGATCTAAAGGATTAGGGTGCTTAGGGAATAGGACAAGGCTGAATAACGGGGCATTTTATTGGGACAAATGCCTAAAAAATAGACATATTTGAATTAGGGTTTAAGCGGGAATGAGGGCGAGAAGGATTTCCTTTTGATTTTCGGAAGGGTTTTCCAGGACATGAGACAGAAGTTTTGCAAGAACCGTTCCCATTTCCTTGGGAGGAAGCTTGGGTCTGTGTTTGAGAATGTCTTCTCCCCGAAGGGCGAGCTCGGTGACAAGAAGGGCCTGCGGTTCTTTTGCGAGTTTCAGGACGCGAGAAGAATCTAAGACGGATTGAAGAGAGGGTTCATACACAAAACAAAGTTTGAGGATATGTTCGAGGACGATCCAAAGGTTCTCACGGGTCGCATGGACGCAGGTCGGATGCAAAAGAATTTTGCGGAGTTCCGAGTCGCTGATTTCGTTTTGGTTCTTCCACTGGAGAATCTTTGTTAGAATTTCCGCAAAGAAAATGGAATCCTTTGTGTTGTGATTGGAATAGCGAAGATCTTTTAAGAACTGTTTGGAATGAGATCCGACTGCAAACGAGCCAAACAACCAGGCGTGCAAAAATGTTAAACGAAGACTCAAAGGAAACGCGGGAATCTCCTTCATTCTTTTTGCGGCGCTTTCGTTCTCGTTTGGGTAGAGGACAACGTTTGTAAACAATTCTAAGATTTGAAATTCTTTGAAAAGTTTGAGAGAGGGAAACGGATTTTTACTCTTGAGGGTTTTGTTGAGTTCGTCGTGAACTCTTTCTCTCGAAACCTTTGCGGTGATGTTTCTACAAGTGCGGATCGCTTCGGCCGTATGTGGATCCAAGGAGAATCCGAGGCTACTCACAAAGCGCAGAGCACGGATGGGCCGGAGACCGTCCTCTGTAAATCTTCCGATCGGATCTCCGATCGTCCTTATGATTTGATTTTGTATGTCCTTGATTCCCTCGTGTTCGTCGATCAGAACCTTTTTTTCCAAGTCGAGCGCGAGTGCGTTCATCGTAAAGTCTCGGCGTTTCAAATCTTCACTCAAGGAAACTCCGAATTCTACGCTTTCCGGTCTTCTTCCGTCCACGTAGTCCGCGTCTTTTCGAAACGTAGTTACCTCGTAGGCTCGATCTTGGACGAGGACCGTGACGGTTCCGTGTTTGAGTCCTGTG
This is a stretch of genomic DNA from Leptospira tipperaryensis. It encodes these proteins:
- a CDS encoding outer membrane beta-barrel protein → MRIKTLSLVASVLCLVGTSQVFAQTGKKPAAEAAVAPAPAKAAEPEDKKWYDQVEFSGFVDVYYMYNLNPKQGNDIDSTRAFETNNKNFAVNAAALTVQKAAEKSSPWGFRVDFQNGLNNPYQENPYTQNNATYNYNMLKQAYISMYFPVLKGMTLDVGKMATHIGYEVLESMSNPNYSIGAIFQNTIPFIHTGARLTTQFTDKWAGTVYIYNSGIGTGYTSPQTTIGDPTKNAAFASSKNFLLEGATERKAVGTQIKGQLIEDKLSITWNTLYSSDNAGARVDPTKAALATELATALGDPNIGKYNVSNPQRAKYDKDYWFMNHAILSITPTDKITIDLDYTWSEKSGSLANNGLDQKRYNVDGTGSEVFNKDTLFYGLNNKRDVKTTYKAYGIFAKFKINEAWGVNVRAEYIDDKHNNGALTTFNPFMGANTYLSDYKKATDAAIADAVVAALAANPTTGAYGITQAQVLQAMSDDYKDYSGTRNAGQYKTFTVTPVWNFTENLLIKLDLRRDWATGKQFVNQSGEKSDHQYGLTLGVVAKF
- a CDS encoding CCA tRNA nucleotidyltransferase → MTELDPSVLIGKIPEPFRSDILFLTQTIRGAGGECYVVGGSVRDLVLNVKPEEFDLTTSLLPEQILSLFKRTVPTGLKHGTVTVLVQDRAYEVTTFRKDADYVDGRRPESVEFGVSLSEDLKRRDFTMNALALDLEKKVLIDEHEGIKDIQNQIIRTIGDPIGRFTEDGLRPIRALRFVSSLGFSLDPHTAEAIRTCRNITAKVSRERVHDELNKTLKSKNPFPSLKLFKEFQILELFTNVVLYPNENESAAKRMKEIPAFPLSLRLTFLHAWLFGSFAVGSHSKQFLKDLRYSNHNTKDSIFFAEILTKILQWKNQNEISDSELRKILLHPTCVHATRENLWIVLEHILKLCFVYEPSLQSVLDSSRVLKLAKEPQALLVTELALRGEDILKHRPKLPPKEMGTVLAKLLSHVLENPSENQKEILLALIPA